A part of Desulfomicrobium baculatum DSM 4028 genomic DNA contains:
- a CDS encoding TRAP transporter substrate-binding protein, which translates to MRRVLYAITALVFLFSVTTASAAEYKKMTIRAATANPEGSLHTTAINKFKEIIEKESGGQITVQTFYGGSMGDEQSNVRQLRSQEIHLAVLAVGNLTPFASQANIFYLPYMFPKIDSAYQLLGHDDFTAKVADKVVEQSGTRPLSWLIGGYRHITNSKHPIAKIDDLQGLKIRVPPVAVQLEAFKSWGVEPHPLAWSETFNALQQGVIDGQENPHTVNRDQKFWEVQKHITELHYMLWVGPMLVSEAWYAKLDADTKALVDKAAKEAAQHEWKWAAEQDAVAKQQCIDKGMEVTELTDEPVWQEKARTVWPQFEEQVGGKAMIDEAVSLMN; encoded by the coding sequence ATGAGACGAGTTCTGTACGCCATCACGGCCCTAGTTTTTCTGTTCAGCGTGACGACGGCTTCCGCCGCCGAGTACAAGAAAATGACCATCAGGGCTGCCACGGCCAACCCCGAAGGCAGCCTGCACACCACGGCGATCAACAAGTTCAAAGAGATCATCGAAAAAGAATCCGGAGGACAGATCACCGTCCAGACCTTCTACGGCGGCTCCATGGGCGACGAACAGTCCAATGTCCGCCAGCTTCGCAGCCAGGAAATCCACTTGGCCGTCCTGGCCGTGGGCAACCTGACCCCCTTCGCCTCCCAGGCCAACATCTTTTACCTGCCCTACATGTTCCCCAAGATTGACTCGGCCTACCAGCTGCTGGGCCATGACGACTTCACCGCCAAGGTCGCCGACAAGGTCGTCGAACAAAGCGGCACCCGGCCCCTGTCCTGGCTCATCGGCGGCTACCGTCACATCACCAACTCCAAGCACCCCATCGCCAAGATCGACGACCTGCAGGGGCTGAAAATCCGCGTGCCCCCCGTGGCCGTGCAGCTCGAAGCCTTCAAGTCCTGGGGCGTAGAACCTCACCCCCTGGCCTGGTCCGAGACCTTCAATGCCCTGCAGCAGGGTGTCATCGACGGCCAGGAAAACCCGCACACCGTCAACCGCGACCAGAAGTTCTGGGAAGTCCAGAAGCACATCACCGAACTGCACTACATGCTCTGGGTAGGCCCCATGCTGGTCAGCGAAGCCTGGTACGCCAAGCTTGACGCCGACACCAAGGCCCTCGTGGACAAGGCCGCCAAGGAAGCTGCGCAGCACGAATGGAAGTGGGCAGCAGAACAGGATGCCGTGGCCAAGCAACAGTGCATCGACAAGGGCATGGAAGTCACGGAACTGACCGACGAACCCGTATGGCAGGAAAAAGCCCGCACCGTATGGCCCCAGTTCGAGGAGCAGGTCGGCGGCAAGGCCATGATCGACGAAGCCGTCTCCCTTATGAACTAA
- a CDS encoding TRAP transporter large permease — MELSVLQMVLITLGVFFLLGMPVFMSLAISAVVALTFGGYLPMSVIHNSIFDGLNIFPLLAIPCFVIAGTLMEYGNITNQIVEVVKQMVGRMHGGLGITTILACTFFAAISGSGPGTVAAVGTILIPAMIRSGYSKDYAASVASSGGTIGLLIPPSNPMIIYSILGNVSVTAMFTAGFIPGFMVGLVMCLTAWSVARRKGFRGDENTPPFNLVTFLKTLWKSFFSLLTPFVILGSIYSGLCTPVEAAVLAIAYAMFVGIVINRALRPVHIYKALLEGALLCGAVLLIVGTSTLFGKILTFEEAPQRLAAAVMSISQDPKIVLLLIIGVLIILGMFMETLSTIIILVPVLMPMLHVVGIDPIHFGIILVVTNEMALLTPPLGVNLFVASRLANISVERISIGVLPFLAALLVCILILTFFPEISTWLPYTLGMGQ, encoded by the coding sequence ATGGAACTCTCCGTCTTGCAAATGGTCCTTATCACCCTGGGCGTATTCTTCCTGCTGGGGATGCCGGTCTTCATGAGCCTGGCCATCTCGGCCGTCGTGGCCCTGACCTTTGGCGGTTATCTCCCCATGTCCGTCATCCACAACTCGATTTTCGACGGGCTGAACATCTTTCCACTCCTGGCCATCCCCTGCTTCGTCATCGCCGGCACCCTCATGGAGTACGGCAACATCACGAACCAGATCGTTGAAGTGGTCAAGCAGATGGTCGGCCGCATGCACGGGGGCCTTGGAATCACCACCATCCTGGCCTGCACCTTCTTCGCGGCCATCTCGGGCTCGGGCCCGGGCACCGTTGCCGCGGTGGGAACCATCCTGATCCCGGCCATGATCCGCAGCGGTTACAGCAAGGATTACGCGGCGTCCGTGGCCTCATCCGGCGGCACAATCGGTCTGCTCATCCCGCCCAGCAACCCCATGATCATCTATTCCATCCTCGGCAACGTGTCGGTCACGGCCATGTTCACCGCCGGTTTCATCCCCGGCTTCATGGTCGGTCTGGTCATGTGCCTCACGGCCTGGTCCGTGGCGAGGAGGAAAGGATTCCGCGGCGACGAGAATACCCCGCCGTTCAACCTGGTCACTTTTCTGAAAACCCTCTGGAAAAGCTTTTTCTCGCTGCTGACCCCCTTCGTCATCCTGGGCTCCATCTATTCAGGGCTATGCACCCCCGTCGAAGCGGCCGTCCTGGCTATCGCCTACGCCATGTTCGTCGGCATAGTCATCAATCGCGCCCTGCGGCCCGTTCATATTTACAAGGCCTTGCTGGAAGGCGCCCTGCTCTGCGGAGCCGTGCTGCTCATCGTCGGCACCTCGACCCTGTTCGGCAAGATCCTGACCTTCGAGGAAGCCCCCCAGCGCTTGGCCGCAGCCGTCATGAGCATCTCCCAGGACCCCAAGATCGTCCTGCTGCTCATCATCGGCGTGCTGATCATCCTCGGCATGTTCATGGAGACCCTGTCCACCATCATCATCCTGGTACCGGTCCTCATGCCCATGCTGCACGTGGTCGGCATCGATCCCATCCACTTCGGCATCATCCTGGTGGTGACCAACGAAATGGCCCTGCTCACGCCGCCTCTGGGGGTCAACCTGTTCGTGGCGTCGCGATTGGCGAACATCTCGGTGGAGCGCATCTCTATCGGCGTGCTGCCCTTCCTTGCCGCGCTTCTGGTCTGCATCCTGATCCTGACATTCTTCCCCGAAATATCCACCTGGCTGCCGTACACGCTGGGCATGGGACAATAA
- a CDS encoding NAD(P)-dependent oxidoreductase codes for MQIGFIGVGLMGGPLARNLIRAGKNVLVFDLSEEAVKRTLAVGTTGKAAAAVADLASCDIVFTSLPLPQHIKGVVLGETGLYAKMRKGALHIELSTIDPGAANEMRAAAEKAGLGYLQCTLGKTPAHAEKAEEPMFIGGEKALYAANEDLFKVIGIPSYVGTVDASCAVKLISNMIGMTNLAVLAEGIKVGDKAGLDRTLLLELLSDTGARSFQMDVRGPWIAADDYNPRFGLDLALKDVRLGLEMARAWDLDLKAMEAALVYYKNASAEGYGKEDCNAVAKVVGK; via the coding sequence ATGCAGATCGGATTCATCGGAGTAGGACTGATGGGAGGCCCACTGGCCCGCAACCTGATTCGCGCCGGCAAGAATGTGCTCGTTTTCGACCTCAGCGAAGAGGCCGTGAAGCGCACCCTCGCCGTCGGCACCACCGGCAAGGCTGCCGCCGCCGTGGCGGACCTGGCCTCCTGCGACATCGTCTTCACCAGCCTGCCCCTGCCGCAGCACATCAAGGGCGTCGTCCTCGGTGAAACAGGACTCTATGCCAAGATGCGCAAGGGCGCGCTGCACATTGAACTTTCCACCATTGATCCGGGTGCCGCCAACGAGATGCGGGCCGCTGCGGAAAAAGCGGGCCTGGGGTATCTGCAGTGCACCCTGGGCAAGACTCCGGCCCATGCGGAAAAGGCCGAAGAACCCATGTTCATCGGTGGCGAAAAGGCCCTGTATGCCGCCAATGAAGACCTGTTCAAGGTCATCGGCATCCCCAGCTATGTCGGAACCGTCGATGCGTCCTGCGCCGTCAAGCTCATCTCCAACATGATCGGCATGACCAACCTCGCCGTGCTCGCCGAAGGCATCAAGGTCGGCGACAAGGCCGGCCTGGATCGAACCCTGCTGCTCGAACTTTTGTCCGACACCGGCGCCCGCAGCTTCCAGATGGACGTGCGCGGTCCGTGGATCGCGGCCGATGACTACAATCCTCGCTTCGGACTGGATCTGGCGCTCAAAGACGTGCGCCTTGGGCTGGAAATGGCCCGCGCCTGGGATCTTGATCTAAAAGCCATGGAAGCCGCCCTGGTCTACTACAAAAACGCCAGCGCCGAAGGCTACGGCAAGGAAGACTGCAACGCAGTCGCCAAGGTCGTCGGCAAATAA
- a CDS encoding TRAP transporter small permease, which produces MSTQTTSIIRKLYDNFEEILSVVCVGVMVACLMLQVGARWIGGQGLPWTEELSRFAFLWAVFSAAALVAKHGSHVRITAQYLLMPPKYRLGFRMFTDTIWIIFNIYIAWISWQVVSSGLEFPELSPTLNIVRGYIEMIIPFGFVLMSWRIVEGYVIRFRNGTLIELVQEEFEKGDK; this is translated from the coding sequence ATGTCGACTCAGACGACGTCAATCATTCGCAAGCTGTACGATAATTTCGAGGAAATCCTGAGCGTCGTGTGCGTCGGGGTCATGGTCGCCTGCCTCATGCTTCAGGTCGGAGCGCGCTGGATCGGTGGGCAAGGCTTACCCTGGACGGAGGAGCTCAGCCGCTTCGCCTTTCTGTGGGCCGTATTTTCCGCGGCGGCCCTCGTAGCCAAGCACGGGTCCCATGTCCGCATCACCGCCCAGTATCTGCTCATGCCGCCGAAATACCGGCTGGGCTTCCGGATGTTCACCGACACCATCTGGATAATCTTCAACATCTACATAGCCTGGATAAGCTGGCAGGTGGTCAGCAGCGGGCTGGAATTCCCGGAGCTTTCGCCCACCCTGAATATCGTCAGAGGCTATATAGAAATGATCATCCCGTTCGGCTTCGTGCTCATGAGCTGGCGAATCGTGGAAGGCTACGTCATCAGGTTCAGAAACGGAACCCTCATCGAACTTGTGCAAGAAGAATTTGAAAAGGGGGACAAATAA